The following DNA comes from Ammospiza caudacuta isolate bAmmCau1 chromosome 7, bAmmCau1.pri, whole genome shotgun sequence.
TTGCCAAGCCCCAGCACACTCAGAGTTTGTAGGGCCATGGCACCCAGCTCCTCATCCCTGCACCTGAGCAGAGGGGCTCAGAGCCACCCCACAGCCTCTCcagtggcacttggggacactgaaCTGTGAGGGGAGGGAGGTCCTGTGGCACAGAACCCACAGTGGGAATTTCGATGCCCACAAAGGACTTTTGTATTCTTGACCTTAGCTACTGCTTatcctgccaggagagctcccaggagggctgggggatGACTCCATGGCACAAGGTCCcctctgagcagcagggctggctggtgaCGGTGACGTGGCGGGTCCCGTGGCAGGACCTGCCAGGacagctgtgcaggcaggacaCTCACTGTCCCtgacagtcactgccctgcgGCAAAGTCTGGGCCACCTGGGCAGCGCTGAGCTGTCCTTTGCACCGTGGGCGGCGCCACCACACGTGGCAGTCACacgctgtcccctcccagggacacagggccagcacagcATCGCAGCTGCTTCGTCACTGGGGTCCCCCGAGCACCAGGTGGGTGCCAGGCCCTGCGGGtctcagccctgggctggcattgccagggGTGCAGAGCCAATGCCAGAGAGATCCAGGTGGGCACCCATGGGGATTccaggctgtccccaagggTTTGGTGGCACTTTGCTGGCATCACCCAGCATGGCTCAGGAGCACTCTGAGCCACCGAccagccccagcctccccctctccctgcctccaAAGGCActctgctgccccacagcagagACTTGAAAGGACACACAGAGTACccatctgtcacagacatcttttatgaaaaattcttttccttaggattttttgctcctgagaagctgggaggcctcaggaacaaaatgtaaacattgattatctgctgctgtggaatgcaacaggtgaatctgtgattggtcttgtgtggttgtttctaattaatggccaatcacagcccagctggctcggacagagagtctgagccacaagcctttgttactcattctttctttttctattcttagctcgccttctgatgaaatcctttcttctattcttttagtatagttttaatataatatatatcataaaataatcaatcaagccttctgaaacatggagtcagatcctcatctcttccctcaccctcatacccctgtgaacactgtcagaCCTATCACCTCTGTTCTCTCCACTGGGATTTCCACATGGACCTGACCATGTGGAAGCAGCCTCATGCTCCAGCCCCATGCTCTTCTTGGTCCCCAGAGCATCACAGATGTGCAGAGAGCCAGGGCCAGGTGACAGCAAACCTGCTGCCACCGCCCCCAGTGCGAGCACAGGAGGTGGCATTCCTCTTCTGTGGTGGTCGTGGCActtttcagagcagcaggaatggctCTCTGCCCTCCCAGCTTTCCTCCTGCATGCCCCAGCTTTACTCCATGACTTTGGGAGAAGGACATTTCGTTCAAAATCTCAAGTTCCCAGGCGCTGGGCACCGAGGCAATGCCAGCAatcccaggagctggcagcactccctgtccctgtgggcGCTGCCTTGTGCCCATGGAGGCACGTGCATGGCTCTGTGcaaagctggggctgggggctttcAGGGAGGGCAGCTAGAACCCagtccagctccatcctggctgggAGCCTGCTGGAATcaccccatggcaggggtaCCTGCTCAGGGTGAGCAGCTGcttctgccctgcccagcaagtgcagtgacacagggctgggaggtggCACTTTGGAGGTGTCACTGTGGCGTGGCTCAGCCTGAGGGCCCCccaaaggcacagcagcagtgtgggtgtttcctgctgctctgcacgtGTCTGAGGAGCTGGGATCTGTTTGGGGAGTCTCCTGTCCAGGCTCTGGGTGAAAACAACCGGAGAGTGGGGCCATGAGGGCCCTTCCCACAGCACAAACCAGGCCCTGTTCGGGGCTGCCTTGCCCCGGGGTGAGGCCTCTCGAATGAGGCCAAATgaagcagctcctcagcagcaaGCACCTCTCTGGGGCTGGCAAGGCTCAGACCTGAGCACAAGCAAACACAGACGTAGGGAAAACACTGTGAAACCTCCCTTAATGTGCCTCTGTCCCCTTGCTGCACACGCTGagtcccttgggcagcacagGAGATGGATGTGCCTGCGgagctgcccctctccagccccgctctcctcctcctgctcctctcggGCTGAGCTGTGAGCAGGCgggagctgcaggggaagggcgCCCTGCAGCATCACACCCACATtcctgagctgcctgctgaGCCTGGTTTGGCCAGAAAAGCAGGTGCCTGGCTGGACCGGGACGGGGAGTGGGGTCTGCAGCATGGGCTGGGGCCACGCTGCCAGCAGCAAAGCCGGGCACGCACCGGGATGTCCAAGCACAGAGAGGCCCCGGCTGAATCCCATCGGCGGCTGTGCCCTCCTCGGGGGCTGCAGGGATTCAGCCCCTCGCCAGGgtgtgggagcagggcaggagcatccCTCCAACCCCATCTCTCTTGCGGGGCCAGGCAGGAGCGAGACAGCCCCAGCACGCAccggcagcagctgcagtgggacagggacTTGCGGCCCTCGGGATGAGCAGATCCCAGCACGGAGCTGCGCTGCGCCCTGAACCCAGCCCAGACGCTGCTGAAGCTCACACGGAGCGGGGAGCGCGGCCGGGGGGAGGTGACCCCTCTGAGGCGGGGCGGTGCCCGGCCCCGGGACCGGCCCCGGCTCCCGATTCCGCCCGGGGCTCCGGCCCGTGTCCCGGGATTCCGGCCCGTGTCCCTCGGTTCCGGCCGGCAGGTGGCGGCCGTGAGCGCCCCGGCGTCCCTTGCGCCGTCCCCGGCAGCggcgggaccgggaccgggctCGGGCCCGCGGAGCCCCCGCCGTGCCGGGGCCATGGAGCCGGTGCCCGGGCGGCGGTGGCAGAAGGTGCTGTACGAGCGGCAGCCTTTTCCCGATAACTACGTGGACCAGCGGTTCCTGGAGGAGCTGCGGAAGAACGTGCACGCCCGGCAGTACCGGTACCAGGCCGTGGTGTTCCAGTCGGGAGCGGtggtgcagcagctgtgcagcgTCTGCGTCTTCGTGCTCACCTGGTGGTACATGGACGCGGGGCTGCTGAGCCCGCAGGGCCTTTTCGCAGCGGCGCTGGTGTCCTCCCTGCTCGGTTACGTCCTGTTCGACGCCGTAgacggcggggccgggcgctgGGCGAGCGGGCGGACGCGCTGGGCCGACCTCAAGAGCACGCTGGTGTTCGCCGCCTTCACCTACGGCTTCTCGCCCGTGCTCAAGACGCTCACCGAGTCCATCAGCACGGACACCATCTACGCCATGTCGGCCCTCATGCTCCTGGGGCACCTCATCTTCTTCGACTACGGCGCCAACGCCGCCATCGTGTCCAGCACGCTGTCCCTCAACATGGCCATCTTTGCCTCGGTGTGCCTGGCGTCGCGCCTGCCGCGCGCCCTGCACGCCTTCGTCATGGTGACCTTCGCCATGCAGATGTTCGCCCTGTGGCCCATGCTGCAGAAGAAGCTGAAGGCGCGGACGCCGCGATGCTACGTGGCCATCACGGTGCTCTTTGCGCTGGCGGCGCTGGCGGCGCTGGCCACCGTGTCCAGCGTGGGCGCCGTGCTCTT
Coding sequences within:
- the PIGC gene encoding phosphatidylinositol N-acetylglucosaminyltransferase subunit C, whose protein sequence is MEPVPGRRWQKVLYERQPFPDNYVDQRFLEELRKNVHARQYRYQAVVFQSGAVVQQLCSVCVFVLTWWYMDAGLLSPQGLFAAALVSSLLGYVLFDAVDGGAGRWASGRTRWADLKSTLVFAAFTYGFSPVLKTLTESISTDTIYAMSALMLLGHLIFFDYGANAAIVSSTLSLNMAIFASVCLASRLPRALHAFVMVTFAMQMFALWPMLQKKLKARTPRCYVAITVLFALAALAALATVSSVGAVLFASLLLAISCLCPYCLIRLQLLKDNIHGPWDEAEIKEDLSRFLM